TACGTCCGCTGAGTGGTCTGAATCGAGAACCACTTCGGTTCGGTGAACTTCTTGACGATCGCTTCGCCGTTGAACTGGCCAAGCCCGGATGCTTTTCTACCACCGAAGGGAATTCGCGGACTGCTGTTTATCGGCTGGTCGTTAATATGGATCATTCCTGCTTCGATTTGATCTCCGATATCCTTCGCTCTCGAAATCTCTCCGGAGTGGACTGAAGCAGCCAGTCCGTATTCCGTCTCGTTCGCGAGTCGGATCGCCTCTCGGTCGGAAGCAAACGGAATCACCGGTGCAATCGGACCGAAGTGTTCGTTACAGGCCGCGGCCATCTCGTTCGTCACCTGTGAGAGCACGGTTGGCTCGAGATAGAGGTCCTCGAAGCCGCCGCCCGTTTCGATTTCACCACCCTGTGCAACCGTGCGTTCGATGTAGTCGACGAGTTCGTCGCGCTGACTCTCATTGATTATCGGACCGATTACCGTCTCTGAGTCGCGGGGATCGCCGACGGGGAGTTTGTCTGCACGCGTCGCGAGTTTCTCGACGTACTCGTCATAGATCGACTCGTGGACCAGGTGGCGATTCAGCGAGATACAGACCTGTCCCTGGTGCAGAAACGTCCCGAACAGGCCCGCATCGACGGCGTCATCGACATCTGCGTCCTCGAGAACGACGTGAGGGTTGTTCCCGCCGAGTTCCATCGCCTGTTCGGTGAGTTGCTCGGCCGCGAGTTTCGACACGTGCCGACCGACTCCCGTCGAACCAGTAAACGCTATCACGTCCGCATCTGGGTGTGCCGCCATGCGATCCCCGATCTCCGAACCGTGTCCAGTGACGACGTTTACCACACCCTCCGGAAGCCCCGCCATCTCGAACAATTTGGCGACGAGCAGTCCCCCAGTGATCGGTGTCTCCGTCGCGGGTTTGATCACGACAGCGTTCCCGAGCGCCACAGCCGGGGCGACCGCGCGCATCGTCAACGAGAGCGGGAAGTTCCACGGTGAGATCACGCCGATGACACCCGCCGGATCGCGTTCGATTCTGTTCTCCTTATCCGGGATCGACGACGGCCCGACCTTCCCACGCAACTCGGCTGGAAGCGTCGATGCATACTCGAGGAAGTTCCCGGTGTTTTCGACTTCAATCGTCCCCTTTACGCGGGTGCTCCCCGCTTCGATCGCCAGTGTCGAGACGATCTCGTCCTCGTGCGTCTGCAGCAGTTTTGTGACATCCTCGAGGACTGCGGCTCGCTCTCCGGGCGGCATCTCTTTCCACTTACGCTGGGCGGTCGCTGCTTCGTCGTACGCGTCGTCGATATCATCGGTAGCACCGGCTGGTACGGTTGCGATTTCGGACTGATCGATCGGTGTCGTCACAGGGATCCGTTCGCCAGCGTTCGAATCAACCCATTTGTTACCGATACACAATCTCCACTGTTCGTTAGCTAATTCTGGTAGCTCTACGGGCATATGCCGATAATTCGGGCTCCTCTATAAAATAAATTCCCCTCGATAGCCGATTGCTGCACGGACCGGAGATATCAAGGCGCATATGACCGCTAATAGAACGACTCAGTGACGATGCTCGTCATAACGAAGTGACGTTCTCGATTGGCCGCGATGACTCAATCATCGGTCTCCGTTCATCGAACGCTTTCCGCATCGTTCCGGGGCGCCATGATACCTGTGTCGGCTGATCTGTCGCTCCGCGCCCGATCACAGAAGTACCGTCGACGCTCCGTAGAAGATTGCATACGAGAGGACGAGCGATCCGATCAATGAAAGCAGCCATGCGAGGACGGTATACCCCATCTTCCATGCACTGACGCCGCTTCCACCGGTTCCAGCCGCGGCACCGCTCCCGACGATAGAACTGACGATAATCTCGTTGAACGAGATCGGAATCCCAAAGAGGACGGCCGTCTGAGCGATCGCGAACGACGGGATTAGAGCGGCGATCGAGCGTCGGGGACCGAGCGAGGAGTAGTCTTGCGCGATGGCCTTGATCATTCGAGGAGCGCCTGTCCACGATCCGGCGAGGAGACCGATACCGCCGCCGAACAGCAACGCAAGCAGCGGAACACCGATCTCTCTCATCATCGGAAGCAGCGGACCGATCGCGAGTCCGACCTGACTACCACCCGCGGAGAAGGCGACGAGTCCGCCCATCACCAGCAGAAAGATCCGCTGCGTCCGTTCGGCATCGCTTCGAACGCCGAGAGCAGTCGCACCGGCCCAAACAACCATCAACCCAACCGTCACACCGAAGAGACCGAGCGTCGTCGAGACGGGCATCGCCCCACCGACCGTTTTAGCCAGTGAGTTTCCGCTATTTCCCGATCCAAGCACAGCGAATTCGATGTTGGCAAGTACTGCACCGACGGCCGACGCGAGGGTGACCAGAACGGCATTTTCCCAGCGCGGGCGCTCAAGCAGCATACGGGCAATCGCGTACGCGAGGCCGCCGCCAACGAATGGTGTCAGGATCCACATTGAACCGATCTCGAGATACTTTGGCCACACTGGATCGCCGCCCATCGCGAGGCCGATCCCGATCACGGCTCCCGTCGTCGTGAACGCGGTTGCGATCGGATACCCCGTGAAGATACCGATCGAGACCAGCGAGCCGGCAATGAGTAGTGCGATCGTTGCGGCCGCCGGCGACAACGTCGCTCCACCGATCAGTTCCTCGCCGATCGCTTCGGACACGTTCGCACCCTGTAACACCGCACCGAGGAATCCAAGAATTCCGACGATAAAGCCCGCCTGCATCACTGAAATCGCGTTCGCCCCGACGGCTGGGGCGAACGGCGTCGACCCGCTTGATCCGGCTCCGATCGTCCAAGCCATGAAGAGACTGGCTACTGCGGCGACGAGAAAGATTCCGATCGATGCTACCTCAACCATCTAGCCGATCGCAGCCGTCTCAGGCATAAAATAGTACTGACATCCGCTCGAACCGTCCGCGAACGAATTCGTCGGAACTGTCCGTCCGTCGGTTCAATTAGTCGTCGGATCGACGCGATCCTCCTTGTCCGGCGGTGCTTCGACGCCCTCGATCGCCTCTGCGGCAGCTGTGTTCTTCCGGACGTTGACGTGCCATCGGTCGACCCTCTCATCGATCCTCGAGAGGCGGGTCGAGACCTCGTCTTTTAGGTCGTCGTCATTAATGTTGACTTCGAACGCGAATTGTGGATCGGACTCTCGCCGAATCGATTGTTGTACGTTCGCACTGATGAGCCGGTTATCGAAGTAGTACGGCGCAAGCTGCGTCATCACGTTCTGATAGACCGTGTTCTCGACTCGGCGGAGTGCCTTCCGTCCAGTGGTATCGGCCGCGCGGACGACGTGGGCGATCGACGCACTCCAGTTGTCGACCGCCGCTTCAGTGTTGTCAGCCTCGAGCAATTCGTAGGAACTCGCGAGTTTCTCGCCGGCGGTTCTGATGTCTTCGTCGGATGTCTTGCCAACGCGTTCGCCCGCCCCTTCACCGACGCTCGCTTGCGCGGCGGTCTTCTCGCTGATCTCCGCTTCGAGGGTCTCGTGTGCTTTCGGTCGCCAGTTTTCCCACTCGTCGAACGCCGACGGGAAGTATGAGTCATACCGGCCGGTGTCATCACTCATATGGACTTCTCGCAATGCACGTGTGATGCGTTCGCCGTGTTCGATGATGTCGCTCCAACTACCGCGGGTTTTGAATCCGGAGATAGATTCTTCCATTCGATGTCCTCTGTAGTGCGGTGTGACGTACAGTGTCGTTTCTCGTTGTCTTGCTAACCGATCACGATAGTCTACTGATGATGGCACCGCGGATTAGAACCGCGCCGATGGTAATCGGTAAGCCTCTTAACCGAGTCTTGAAGAAGAACGCACCGAGACCGAAGGCGAGAACAAATCGAATCACGACTGCGTTCCCTCTGTCGGCACTCTTGTCTTTCTCTTATTTCCGAATTAGCGGTATCATCTCTGATGTGATTGCTCTTCTCCCACGTTGATTTACCGAACATAGTCTGCTACCATTATCAAGATTAATAAATTGATTGGGTATTATATCCGATTGTTTGATCACAAAAAGCGAACCCAAGTCCGATTATTTCGGAATGAACAACGCTCTGAATTGACGGAATAGATCCTATTTGGTCTCATATGGTCCTAAGGACCAATAACTGAAACCAATAGTTAATGAACTCACTTGTATATTTACGAACGTACTATCGTAAAACGAGTCCGATTCACTCCTTCCGAGTATGGCGGAACTACTGAAATCGATCCGTAACTGCATCAATTATCGATATTGAATTCTGCGAATTCATTGCTAACACGGAGGTCCAACGTTGAACGAATTGTCTAAGTAATATCGAGTTGTCAACTGGGCCGGTCACCGCTACTCGAAAACAGGCATCTTTCGGAACCGTTTCACACTTCGTCTCGTTTCCTGGGAGCGAATCACCGAATCTACTTTATGTGAACAAGGATGGGTAATCAACAGAAATTTTTACCTGTGCCTGTTTCATACGTAATCTATGAAAGAGAACGGGAATTCAGGTCGGTCAATCAAATCAAACGAGACTCTGTTCGCTATCATCGAATCACTGAAGGAGGGCGATGGTGCGGGCGTCACCGAACTCGCCGATCGCCTCGATCTCGCGAAGAGCACCGTCCACAAGCACCTCGTGAGCTTAGAGCGGAACCGCTACGTCGTCAACGAGGACGGCCGCTATCGACTCGGACTCGAGTTCTTCAACACCGGCGTCTACGTGCGTAACCAGTACGATATCTACCACGTCGCGAAGGATCGCATCGACAGGTTGGCCGAGGAGACCGACGAAGCGGCGTGGCTCATCGTTCCGGAGAACGGTCTCGGAATGTTCGTCTACGGTGTCCCACGAAACAAGTCGTTCTCGTTCGATTCGATGATCGGGACCTGGGTCTACCTCCATGCGAATTCAGCCGGTAAGGCGATTTTGGCTCATCTCTCCGACGAAGAAATTCAGCAGGTTATTGATCGCCACGGTCTGCCGGCCCAGACAGAGCACACGATCACCGGTAGGGAGGAACTGTT
This region of Natrinema sp. DC36 genomic DNA includes:
- a CDS encoding IclR family transcriptional regulator; protein product: MKENGNSGRSIKSNETLFAIIESLKEGDGAGVTELADRLDLAKSTVHKHLVSLERNRYVVNEDGRYRLGLEFFNTGVYVRNQYDIYHVAKDRIDRLAEETDEAAWLIVPENGLGMFVYGVPRNKSFSFDSMIGTWVYLHANSAGKAILAHLSDEEIQQVIDRHGLPAQTEHTITGREELFAELEDVRERGYAMNLQEDLRGLHAIATPVICNERPIAAVTIAGAANRLTEEQIEDELYGSLLEAVDDIELRLVYG
- a CDS encoding aldehyde dehydrogenase family protein, whose protein sequence is MPVELPELANEQWRLCIGNKWVDSNAGERIPVTTPIDQSEIATVPAGATDDIDDAYDEAATAQRKWKEMPPGERAAVLEDVTKLLQTHEDEIVSTLAIEAGSTRVKGTIEVENTGNFLEYASTLPAELRGKVGPSSIPDKENRIERDPAGVIGVISPWNFPLSLTMRAVAPAVALGNAVVIKPATETPITGGLLVAKLFEMAGLPEGVVNVVTGHGSEIGDRMAAHPDADVIAFTGSTGVGRHVSKLAAEQLTEQAMELGGNNPHVVLEDADVDDAVDAGLFGTFLHQGQVCISLNRHLVHESIYDEYVEKLATRADKLPVGDPRDSETVIGPIINESQRDELVDYIERTVAQGGEIETGGGFEDLYLEPTVLSQVTNEMAAACNEHFGPIAPVIPFASDREAIRLANETEYGLAASVHSGEISRAKDIGDQIEAGMIHINDQPINSSPRIPFGGRKASGLGQFNGEAIVKKFTEPKWFSIQTTQRTYPF
- a CDS encoding DUF5828 family protein; translated protein: MEESISGFKTRGSWSDIIEHGERITRALREVHMSDDTGRYDSYFPSAFDEWENWRPKAHETLEAEISEKTAAQASVGEGAGERVGKTSDEDIRTAGEKLASSYELLEADNTEAAVDNWSASIAHVVRAADTTGRKALRRVENTVYQNVMTQLAPYYFDNRLISANVQQSIRRESDPQFAFEVNINDDDLKDEVSTRLSRIDERVDRWHVNVRKNTAAAEAIEGVEAPPDKEDRVDPTTN
- a CDS encoding inorganic phosphate transporter, giving the protein MVEVASIGIFLVAAVASLFMAWTIGAGSSGSTPFAPAVGANAISVMQAGFIVGILGFLGAVLQGANVSEAIGEELIGGATLSPAAATIALLIAGSLVSIGIFTGYPIATAFTTTGAVIGIGLAMGGDPVWPKYLEIGSMWILTPFVGGGLAYAIARMLLERPRWENAVLVTLASAVGAVLANIEFAVLGSGNSGNSLAKTVGGAMPVSTTLGLFGVTVGLMVVWAGATALGVRSDAERTQRIFLLVMGGLVAFSAGGSQVGLAIGPLLPMMREIGVPLLALLFGGGIGLLAGSWTGAPRMIKAIAQDYSSLGPRRSIAALIPSFAIAQTAVLFGIPISFNEIIVSSIVGSGAAAGTGGSGVSAWKMGYTVLAWLLSLIGSLVLSYAIFYGASTVLL